A stretch of Episyrphus balteatus chromosome 2, idEpiBalt1.1, whole genome shotgun sequence DNA encodes these proteins:
- the LOC129909968 gene encoding rhythmically expressed gene 2 protein encodes MPLTPKFIQNLQKFRLVTFDITDTLLTFKRSPAIQYAETAANHGYPHLNRDKLLVSFRKEFKQHMIKYPNYGKTTPNMDWNQWWIKLVLNIFESVESGIPEKDALIIAKELVDLYRTDVCWKHLDGASELVCKVRESGKDVGVISNFDPSLPQILKAMNLNNFDFILTAYDCGILKPNREIFDLALAKYNIRSDQAIHIGNMYDLDYLGAKAAGWSSILISKMTEDEMAVREGLNRQHVFQNIPDLLHTLNHKVIEW; translated from the coding sequence ATGCCGTTGACACCAaagtttatacaaaatttacaaaaatttcgtCTTGTTACCTTCGATATCACCGATACCTTGCTCACATTCAAACGATCACCAGCAATTCAATACGCTGAAACGGCTGCTAATCACGGTTATCCGCATTTGAATCGTGACAAATTATTGGTAAGCTTTCGTAAAGAATTCAAACAACACATGATTAAGTATCCAAATTATGGCAAAACAACACCAAATATGGACTGGAATCAATGGTGGATTAAATTGGTATTGAATATATTCGAATCCGTAGAATCGGGAATTCCGGAAAAAGATGCACTTATCATTGCTAAGGAACTTGTCGATCTTTACCGCACTGATGTTTGTTGGAAACATTTGGATGGAGCAAGTGAGCTCGTTTGTAAAGTAAGGGAATCCGGTAAGGATGTTGGCGTTATTTCTAATTTTGATCCTAGTCTACCACAAATACTCAAAGCAATGAACttgaataattttgattttattcttaCTGCATATGATTGTGGTATTTTAAAGCCAAATAGAGAGATTTTTGACTTGGCATTAGCTAAATATAATATCCGTAGTGACCAAGCAATTCATATAGGTAATATGTATGATTTGGATTATTTGGGTGCAAAAGCTGCTGGTTGGTCAAGTATTCTAATATCCAAAATGACTGAGGATGAGATGGCAGTTAGAGAAGGTTTGAATCGGCAACATGTATTTCAAAACATACCAGACCTTTTACACACTTTGAATCACAAAGTTATTGAATGGTAG
- the LOC129910987 gene encoding INO80 complex subunit C has product MEEANTPCFKKSSMNYVQAGGKKRIWKSLKQILATEKSLPWPQDAVTYNTLNPPPSFKPAKKYSDISGLIAPYTDPHTKLNYHNSEEYATVRALPSDLTAGYLALRGASSIVG; this is encoded by the exons atggaAGAAGCGAATACtccttgttttaaaaaatcatctatGAACTATGTTCAAGCCGGTGGGAAGAAAAGAATCTGGAAgtctttaaaacaaattttggctACTGAAAAATCATTGCCATGGCCACAAGACGCTGTTACAT ataatacaCTTAACCCTCCACCTTCTTTTAAACCAGCCAAGAAGTATTCTGATATTTCAGGTTTAATTGCACCCTACACTGATCCACATACAAAACTTAATTATCATAATTCGGAAGAATATGCAACCGTTCGTGCCCTCCCTTCAGATTTGACTGCCGGTTATTTAGCTCTTAGAGGAGCTAGTAGTATAGTtggttaa